GCGCAGTCGAGATCGGTGCCCGGGTAGTGATCGAGCACCTTCTGCAGCTGGCCGTGGTCGAGCACGAGCTGGAACGTGTCGAGCTCGGCCGGCGTCAGGTCGCGCAGGCGGCCGGCCAGCGGCGTCGGCACCGCGAGCGGCGAGCCCGGCGGCGGCAGCAGGTGGGCGACGTTGTTGATCTCGTCGAGCTGGCGCACGCCCTCCATGAGCAGCGCCTCGGTCGACTCCTGGATCTCCTCCATCACCTGGATCTCGACCGACGGCTCGAGCTCGAACGTGCCGGTCTGCCAGGTCAGCATCCGGTAGATCGCCTTCTGCGGCGACAGCGCGAAGTCGTCGTTGATCGCGGCGAAGTAGAGCTGGCCCTTGCGCAGGTAGATCTTGCCGACGCCGCCGCTCGAGCCGATCGACAGCACGCCCGACTTGCGGCTGGTCGACAGCAGCTGCAGCAGGTCGGGCAGCGGGATCTCCTCGATCACGCCCGACATCGGCCGGCCGGCGGTCGAGCTCTGGCGGGCGGCGCCGGCCTCGAGCTTGCGGCGGGCCTCGGCCTCGGTCGGGGCGGCGGCCTGCTCGCTGACCTGCACGACCTTGATGATCGAGGTGCCGACCAGGATGCGGTCGCCCTCGGTCAGCCGCGCGCGCCCGGCGATCTTCTCGCCGTTGACGAAGGTGCCGTTGGTGGAGCCGACGTCCTGGATCAGGATGTCGTTCTCGGTGGTCGTGATCTTGGCGTGGCGCCGGGAGACCATGTCCTCGACCAGCACCATGTCCAGATCACTGGACCGGCCGATGATGATCTCGCGGTTGACGCGCAGGGGGAACTCTCCCCCCTGGTACTTGCCGGAGATGAAACGAAGCGCGAAGCGTGGCCGTTCAGTCATGGGGCGGGCGCGCGCTCGGTCTGGCTACCAAACCGTTACGCTGCATCAGGAAAATTGTAGTTCGAGGTCGGCGTCGAGCGCAAGTCGGCGACAGGAAACAAGCGCGCGCTCACGGCTCCTCGAGCGGGTCGATGGGCGAATCAGGATCGGCCGGCGGGCGCAGGATGGTCGAGACCCGGTGATAGACGTCCTCGGACACGACCAGGCTCGAGTGCCCGAGCGGCACCGTCACCGGCGTCGAGCCCTGCACCTTGGTCCGGCGCAGCGGGACGACCCAGTCGCGGGCCGCCGCCAGCGTGTACGCCTCGAGCCCCGGCGGCATGGGCCCGGCCGCGAGCTCGTCGAGGAACCGGCTGCGCGGCAGGAGCTGCCACGACGACGTCGACCACAGCCCCAGGGTCGCGATGCCGGCCAGCGCGACCCACGTGCCCTGCACCGGCGTGCCCATCATGATCAGCTTGCGGATGCGCGCCGCGCCGCCGAGCTTCTTGGCGTAGTACAGGCCGATCAGGCCGCCCATCGAGTGGCCGAGGATGTCGATCTTCTGCCACGGCGAGCCGGCCAGGATCCGCTCGACCTTGGTGCGGATGAGGAACGCCGAGCGCCGGATGTCGCGGGTGTTGACGGCGCCGATGTTGAACGAGATCACCATGAAGCCGTCGTCGCGCAGCCGCTTCTCGAGGAGGTACATCGAGCCGCGGGTGCCGAGGAAGCCGTGGATCAGCAACACCGGCGGCGCGCCGGGATCGAGCTCGCTGAAGTTCTCCTGCCGGCGCACGCGATTGCCGCGCGCGAGGCCGCGCAGGTACGCGAGGCCGTCGGCGCCGCCGACCAGATCCTGGCCGACGACGCTGCGGCGCCCGAGCCAGCGCGACGGCGCCTCGCCGATCCAGCGCGCGACCCACGACGACCGCTGCACCGCCGCCCGGGCGCTCTCGCGCAGGTTGGCGAGCTTCCGGCGCTGGGACGGGTCGTCTCGATCGCTCATTCGGCGGCGCTCATGCAGCATCGGCTACGGGACGTCGTGGAAGCCCTGTTCGATGAGTCTAGAACATTCCACCGCGTACGCGTGCGCCGCCTGGGCAGATCCGGGGTACTCGACCACGCTCCAGACGCCGTGCTCGCCGAGCTTGCCGCGCCGCGTCACGACGGATGAGCCGGACCGGTAGATGAGCGAGAATTGCGAGTCACTGCGCATGGATCGGGCATCGCCGCGGGGCGCTCGGCCAGGCGGCGGCTCGGGCGCGGAGGGGGCGCGATGGACGATCTCATCGGGGGTCGGCAGGTAGGTCAACGCCGCGTCCGCGAAGCCCAGGGCGCTCTGCGCGACCGCGACCCAGTCGGGCTGGTCGGCGTGGGCCAGGACCGCGACCGGGGGCGGGGCCACCACCATCGGCGGCTCCAGGGGCGTCGGCGCCACGGCGACCGGCGGGGCAACCGGAGTCTCGGGTGTCACGGGTGTCACCCGCGCGACGGAGGTCGGCGCGACGACCGGCGCGCTCGCGACCGGCGAGGCCGGCGGCGCCGGCATCGGTAGATCGAGGTTGACCGGGGGTGCCGCCGTCGACGCCTTGGCACGACGGTAGGGTGCACGGGTCGCGTTGGCCCGCAGTTCCTGTCGAGGGGTGCGCTTCGCCATAGTTCTGGCGTGCCAGGGTTCGGCCCGTGGGGCCAGTTTTCAGCGCCCGCGCTCGACCGCGTCGACGGGGGCCGTCGGGACGTCGGGACCGACCCTCACGCCTCACTTCTGCGGTACATTCCGATAGGTGGTCGCGCCCACTGGCCGACGGCTAGGCCGTTATCACCTCGTCGAACCCATCGGCGCGGGTCCGTGCGGCGAGGTGTTCCGCGCGAAGGTGGTCGGCGTCGCGGGGATGGAGCGGCAGTTCGCGATCAAGCGGTTCTACCCGACCGTGCTGGCGCGGCCCGAGGCCAACGCCCGGCTCCAGCAGGCCACGCGCACGTACGGCGGGCTCGATCACCCGCGCATCGCGCGGCTCGCCGAGCTCGGCGTCGCGAGCGGCTCGACCTTCACGGCCACCGAGCTGGTGGTCGGGCTCGACATCGGCCGCCTCGCCGAGATGGCCGCCAACGATCGCGATCGCGTCCCCGCCGGCGCGGCGCTGGCGCTGGTCTCGGCCGCGGCGCGGGCGATCGGCTACGCCCACGGCCGCGGGGTCAGCCACGGCGGGCTGTGCCCGACCAACCTGATC
The genomic region above belongs to Myxococcales bacterium and contains:
- a CDS encoding DUF4388 domain-containing protein, giving the protein MTERPRFALRFISGKYQGGEFPLRVNREIIIGRSSDLDMVLVEDMVSRRHAKITTTENDILIQDVGSTNGTFVNGEKIAGRARLTEGDRILVGTSIIKVVQVSEQAAAPTEAEARRKLEAGAARQSSTAGRPMSGVIEEIPLPDLLQLLSTSRKSGVLSIGSSGGVGKIYLRKGQLYFAAINDDFALSPQKAIYRMLTWQTGTFELEPSVEIQVMEEIQESTEALLMEGVRQLDEINNVAHLLPPPGSPLAVPTPLAGRLRDLTPAELDTFQLVLDHGQLQKVLDHYPGTDLDCANTLVALIKREFVVVP
- a CDS encoding alpha/beta fold hydrolase, translating into MSDRDDPSQRRKLANLRESARAAVQRSSWVARWIGEAPSRWLGRRSVVGQDLVGGADGLAYLRGLARGNRVRRQENFSELDPGAPPVLLIHGFLGTRGSMYLLEKRLRDDGFMVISFNIGAVNTRDIRRSAFLIRTKVERILAGSPWQKIDILGHSMGGLIGLYYAKKLGGAARIRKLIMMGTPVQGTWVALAGIATLGLWSTSSWQLLPRSRFLDELAAGPMPPGLEAYTLAAARDWVVPLRRTKVQGSTPVTVPLGHSSLVVSEDVYHRVSTILRPPADPDSPIDPLEEP